From the Trifolium pratense cultivar HEN17-A07 linkage group LG4, ARS_RC_1.1, whole genome shotgun sequence genome, the window ACAAACCCCACATACATAGTGCCAAGCCTTACGGAGAGTGTCCCTTAAATGCTGCAGTTGGTGCAGTGCAGCCCTCATTACTCCTTCCTCAACAATTAGCCACacatcaacaacatcatcatcatcatcatcaacacatAACACAAACATATATGCCAATACATTTTTCcaaataacaacaacatttctgtatttttttcattttcttcatacaccctttggtttggttttgttttttttttttgtttttgtggcaAAGGGAGATGAATTATTGTGAGACAAATTGTGTTGTGAAGAGGAAAGGTAATAATAAAGAAAGTGATGAAACGTTGTCGTTTACACAGTCTACAAAGAAAAACAACATGATCTCATCacatgaagaagaaaatgatcGGAACAGAGGAAAACGATACAGTCTTGTGTCGTTTTGGGAACTACCAAATTACATGAAGGATAATGAATATATTTTACGTTATTATAGAGCTAATTGGCCTCTTAAAGAAGCTTTTTTCAGTCTCTTTCGTTGGCATAATGAAACTCTAAATGTTTGGACGTAAGTTATAGCTTCTGATTCAAGATCTATACATGAAtctctgttttttttgttttcattatgTCTGTGTTTTTGATGAATCTAACgttgttgatttgttttgatgatgtTTCAGACATTTAGTTGGGTTTTTTCTGTTTCTTGGTTTGACCTTGGCAAATTTGATGAAGCCTCATGTGGTGGATCTCTTACAACAATTTACaaggtattttttatttatttatttattttataatttatgtttatgtgtgAGATGACAACCTCAGCTACATAGACAAACAGTGTCAGAGAGAATATGATAACCAATCTGGTTTGGTTTCTCAGAAAGCATATGACAGCTGTTACCAGCAGTTTAGTGCTGTGTGTGTAGAAATTTTGTTTagaataaacaaaacaacaaatacaGTACATAATATAACAGTTCCTCTGTTCTTATTATTACAAGAAAAAGATTGTTTTTCATATTCATAGAATATTCGATACATCTAGTTCATGTATGGATTAGATATATTAAACGTTTTATAAATTTAGAAAGTAAAATTTTTCGTATAATAAATACCAGAAAGAGTATGAATTTAGCTCATATAAAGTGAGCATCAATAAACTCGTGATTTGTTACGGTACACTGTAATATGtacttttggtttgtttatCAATAGTATGTAGCACACATTTTATATCTTCTCAAAAGTAAATTGATCATTTCAGAGGAGTCTGATTCCCACATAGTATCTAATATAGTCTGGATACATTAATTAGgagtataattttattattagaaATTCTGATAACCAGAGCAAACATAAGATGAAAATGGTTTCTTGGCTTCTTGCACACACGTttgattataaaataaataaatatttaattaacaaTAACAACTAGATCTTGGGAAATCTGTTTAAATTCAAGTTTAGGTAACCGTCCAGTTGACATACCAAATACCAATTAATAGTTCTAGCCTTCTAGGCAGTTTTGTTAGTTGTGGGCAGGTAATTAACTTGAACAAATGTACTTAGAAAAATTGCTTTTTACATTATATCTTCTTTGAATTAATATATAAGCTTCTACTTTTGTTTCTTGTGTTTGTTcttttatattagttaatttggATTATGATTTGTATTAGGTGAACTATTTCTAGCTAATAGCATAGTGGCTTTTCTTTTACCACACTTTTCAACTAATTTTGCATATTAATCTTTTTGTACATAGGTCTTTCTCTTCAGGTGCAGAAAAAAATGTTTCTGATAGCATCAAAGATTTCCTAGTAAGTCTGCTCATGATTGATactaaaataattgaattacCGATAGAAATCATACACGCGAAAAATATGAAAGCgacttttaattttgatatctCTAATACTTAGTAACGAAATGAAATTATAGACAAATTCGTTTTTAAGACTAACAATGTAAGAATTTGCAGGGAACGGCGTTACTCTTTGATCTAAATAATCAAGCACCATTGAAAATGGAAATTGAAGCCTTAGAATTTGTTATAGCAAGGTGGCCATTCTTTGTTTTCTTGGGAGGTTCTATGTTCTGTCTCCTCTCTAGCAGCATTTGTCACCTCTTTTCATGTCACTCTCATGACTTGAACCTGTTTCTGTTACGAATAGACTATGTCGGAATCGCTGTGATGATCATAACCTCATTCTTCCCTCAAATTTACTATATTTTCCTATGTCAACCTCATTGGCAAATCATCTACCTAGCTGGTATTACAGCCATGGGACTATTCACCATTGTAACATTGCTTTCCCCGTCTCATTCTACTGGAAAACACCGCGCGTTCCGAGCCATGTTGTTCTGTTCGATGGGACTTTTCGGTATTGTGCCTGCAATTCATGCATGTTTTGTAAATTGGGGCAATCCTCGGCGCAATATTACACTAGCATATGAATGTGTCATGGCATTATCTTACTTGATAGGGACTTTGTTCTACGTGACACGGATACCGGAAAGATGGAGGCCTGGTTGGTTTGATTTAGCAGGACATAGTCATCAAATATTTCATGTTCTTGTGGTGGTTGGTGCATTAGCACATTACGCGGCTACTCTTAAAATGCTTGAATGGCGTGACACTTTCGGGTGTGACAGGACTTAATTAAGGATCTATGTTTCGATTCATATATATGTGTATGTGCAGCATAAGATGGATTCTCTGCATTGTTGGATTTGAAGCAATTGTGAGATAATCAATGCCGGAAGAGGCTTATGTTATTGTCATTCATCCAAATGTTAAATAATATTTGTCTTTCTTTTTGAATTTgttattcaatatattattgtACCTAGAATTgattattcaatatttattgTATTGTTACTTGAAACTAAAGTTGAAAATGTCAATCACAAGTATTTAGAAGTTCAAAACAAGGCGAGCCTCAAAACAATGAATGAAATTGTTACTTGAAATCAATCTTTGAGTTCAAGTGTatgaaaagaattttgtcagtaggtaactttttcttttgacattAAAGTATCTTATGAAGTAACATTTGGAACATGTAAATGGGAAGTGAGCATTGAATCCATGATgcttcaattaaaaaataatgactaAAAATCTTTGTACTTCAACACTAGACATATCAATAATCAATACACTTGatttaaatgtgaaattctatgtgaaagattttaaaatatcCTGAAGGAGATTCATGATCAGAGGTGTCTCTGAGTTTTAGGAGACTCTGTGCAAAATTTAAAAGTggtcccttaataaaaaaaattatcgatttaaattgtatataatataaaaaaaatcatttttattcttgtaatcatataaattatcaatattaaatcaaatgcattaaatcaaatagaacaagaaatacaaaataattatctttgtatataacgtcaaaaaagaacatcttaatctaagattaaattttatgcaaagattaaaatggactagaactatatttctgagtatagataactaatatattgatactcatatgatattt encodes:
- the LOC123881917 gene encoding heptahelical transmembrane protein 1, with protein sequence MNYCETNCVVKRKGNNKESDETLSFTQSTKKNNMISSHEEENDRNRGKRYSLVSFWELPNYMKDNEYILRYYRANWPLKEAFFSLFRWHNETLNVWTHLVGFFLFLGLTLANLMKPHVVDLLQQFTRSFSSGAEKNVSDSIKDFLGTALLFDLNNQAPLKMEIEALEFVIARWPFFVFLGGSMFCLLSSSICHLFSCHSHDLNLFLLRIDYVGIAVMIITSFFPQIYYIFLCQPHWQIIYLAGITAMGLFTIVTLLSPSHSTGKHRAFRAMLFCSMGLFGIVPAIHACFVNWGNPRRNITLAYECVMALSYLIGTLFYVTRIPERWRPGWFDLAGHSHQIFHVLVVVGALAHYAATLKMLEWRDTFGCDRT